DNA from Arthrobacter sp. FW305-BF8:
CGCGTCCGAATCCGCCGCGAGGAAGCCGTAGAGGACGTTGCGGGCGTTGTTGTTCACCACCTGCGGAATGTAGGACGACGTCAGCTGGAACGCCGGTGCCTTCTGGTCCGGCATCTGCAGCGACATGTAGAACGGCGGCTGCTTGACCTCCTCGGACACGGTGGGATCGTTCGGAACGCTCCACGCGTCGTCGTTCTTGTAGAAGCTCACGGGGTCCGTCACGTGGTAGCGGCCCAGCAGCTCACGCTGCACCTTGAACAGGTCCTCCGGGTAGCGGACATGGCTCATGACAGCGGCGGACATCTCCGAATAGGGCTTCAGGGTGGAAGGGAACACCTTCTGCCAGGCCTTCAGGAGCGGGTCCTGATCGTCCCAGGCGTAGAGAGTGACCGAACCGTCATAGGCGTCAACCGTGGCCTTGACCGAGTTGCGGATGTAGTTGACCGAGCTGTTGGGCAGTGCCACGTTGCGGCCGGCAGTGGTCTGCGAATCCGTGGTGGCGTCGGAGAGCTGTTCCTGCTGCGAGTACGGGTAGTACTGGCTGGTGGTGTAGCCGTCCACGATCCACTTGACCCGGCCGTCAACGACGGCCGGGTAGGCATTGCCGTCCACCGTCAGGTAAGGCGCAACTTTCTGCACGCGTTCACGCGGGTTGCGTTCGTACAGGATCTGGGAGGCTTCGTTCACGCCGTCGGAAAGTAGCAGGTCCGAGGACTGGAACTTGATGGAGTACAGGACCTTGTTGAAGAAGCTTCCAACGTTCGGCCCGCCGTTGCCGGTGAAGGTGTACTGGGTCTCGCCGCCCTCCTTGGACGCCGGCCGGTCCTGCTCACGGTGCGCCGCGCCTTCCGGGGCACCCACAATCGAGTACTCCGGGGAGTCCTCGCCGAAGTAGATGCGGGGTTCGTAGGTCTGGTCATTGCCGAGGACACCGGTGGAGGGTATGCCGGACTGCAGGAACTCCGGCTTTCCGTCGGCCGTGAACTTGTTGCCCTTCGCGGCGACCACGCCGTAGCCGTGGGTGTAGACGATGTGGCGGTTCAGCCAGGACTGCTGGTCGGCGGCGAGGCCGTCCGGGTTCAGCTCGCGCACGGCGATGACGGTGTCCTGCATCTTGCCGTCCACCATGTACCTGTCGACGTTGAGCGCCTTGGGGAACTGGTAGTACGGGCGGAACTGCTCGAGCTGCGAGAAGGCGTCCGAAATGAGGTTGGGGTCCAGGAGCCGGATGTTGGCCGTGGTCTGGGCGTCCGGGGCCAGGGCGCCGGCGGTCGTGGTGGTGGTGGCGTTGTACCGCTCCACCTTCACCTGGTCCAGGCCGTACGCTGCCCGGGTCATGCCGATGTTGCGCTCGATGAACTTCCGTTCAAGGGTCTGCTCGGACGGCCGGACCTGGAACTGCTGGATGACCCACGGGTAGACGCCGCCGGCAAGGATGGAGGTGATGACCAGCATCGCCGTGCCGATGACCGGAAGCCGCCACTTGCCGATGACGGCTGCGACGATGAAGAGGATGGCGACCAGTGCTGCCGCCACGGCCAGGATCGCCTTCGTGGGGATGACGGCGTTGACGTCGGTGTACAGCGCGCCGGCCCAGCGGCCCCCGCTGTTCTGCAGTGCAGAGTAGCGGTCCAGCCAGAAGTTGATGCCCAGCAGAACCAGGAACGAAGCGCCGGTGACAGCGAGGTGGATCTGCGCGGCGCGGCTGGTGAAGATGCCGCGTTCCATGATCCTGATGCTGCCGTAGAGGTAATGCGTGAGGATGCCTGCGATGCCGGCCACGATGGCCACGCTGATCAGGAACCCCGTGACAAAGCCCAGGAACGGCAGCGTCATCAGGTAGAAACCGATGTCCAGTCCGAACTCCGGATCGTTCTGGCCGAAGGACTCCTGGTTGAAGAACAGCATGACCTTTTGCCATTGGCTGGAGGCGGCGCTGCCGGCGAAGAGCCCGAACAGCACAGGCAGCCCGATCATGACCACACGCCGCACGGGTTCGAGTTGCGCCTGGTAGCGGTTGAGGTTATCCCGGATTTCTGAGTCCGGCGCGTAGACGGGCCGGGCGTGGTAGGCGATGCGGATCGCGTAAAACACGGCCGCGAACATGATGAGGAAGCCGGCGGCAAAAATGCCGATCCTCGCCAGGTTCTCCGTCAGGAACACTTCGAAGTAGCCAAGCTGCTGGTACCACAGGACGTCCGTCCACACATTGGCGAAGAAGATGAACCCGACAACAACCAGCGCAACGACGATGAGCGTGGGCGTCAAGGCACCTCGCCTTGTCTGGAGTTTTCCGGGCGGGGTGGGGCTGGCAGGACGGGACAAACTCGTACCTCATAGCTTTTGTCAGTTGCTGGTATTAATTTTAAGTTTTCAGTGGAACGCCTGCATAGCGCCGGCACCGGCTGTCAATAAGTGCCACGAGCGGGCCGGAGCCTTAGTTCCTCGATTTAGTCTAGTTGTTGGTGCAGCCCGGAAGGCCCGACGTGTCGGCGCTCTTGGCGGCCAGCTCGACGGCCGATTTTGCCTCGTCCAGGTTTTCCACCTTGACCACCTGCAGCCCGTCCGGAATATGCCCCACAACTTCTGCGCAGTTCGCCGCCGGGGCCAGGAACAGGGTGGCGCCGTCCGCCCGGGCACCGTGCATCTTCACCGCGATACCGCCGATCGGGCCCACCACGCCGTCGGGGCTGATGGTGCCGGTCCCCGCGATGTGTTTTCCGCCGGTGAGGTCCCCGGGTGTCAGGGTGTCCATGATTCCCAGGGCGAACATCATCCCGGCGCTCGGGCCGCCCACTTTGTCCAGGGATATCTTCACGTCGAACGGGAAGGTGAAGCGGTACTGCAGCAGCACGCCCAGGATGTACCGTCCGGACGGGTTCTTCGCCGGCGTCACAGTTTCCGTGACCTGCTTGCCGTCCCGGCGTACGACGACGACGGCGGGCTTTCCCTTACCGGCGGCCAGTTCGTCCTGGATCACCTCCAGTGAGGTGACAGGTTTGGCGTTGATGGAGGTGAAGGTGTCACCCGCCTGCAGCTTGCCCTGCGCGGCCGAGCCCTCGGACAGGTCCGCCACTTCGAGCTTCTGCCCGTAAGGAATGTCGAGCCCCTTCAGGGCCGCCGCCACCGCGTTCTCCTGCGACGTGGCCATGGCCACGGCACTCTCCTGCTGGGATTTTTCCTTGGTCACACCCGTCGGGAAGATCAGTTCCTCGGGATACACCGCTTTGGATCCGTCCAGCCAGGCCGAGAACGCCTCAAATACGCTGACGGGACCGTTGGGGCCCCCGTCGACGTAGACAGTGGTCAGATCGAGGTTCCCCTTGGCCGGGAACGTCTCGCGGCCGGAA
Protein-coding regions in this window:
- a CDS encoding YlbL family protein, coding for MTITKGGQPAEESPAPAAGGGNPDGTGDARRSRRARGRDPRISAMTLSGLLALGLGVTAAVLPVPYVVESPGPTFNTLGTENTTPVISVSGRETFPAKGNLDLTTVYVDGGPNGPVSVFEAFSAWLDGSKAVYPEELIFPTGVTKEKSQQESAVAMATSQENAVAAALKGLDIPYGQKLEVADLSEGSAAQGKLQAGDTFTSINAKPVTSLEVIQDELAAGKGKPAVVVVRRDGKQVTETVTPAKNPSGRYILGVLLQYRFTFPFDVKISLDKVGGPSAGMMFALGIMDTLTPGDLTGGKHIAGTGTISPDGVVGPIGGIAVKMHGARADGATLFLAPAANCAEVVGHIPDGLQVVKVENLDEAKSAVELAAKSADTSGLPGCTNN
- a CDS encoding UPF0182 family membrane protein, with amino-acid sequence MTPTLIVVALVVVGFIFFANVWTDVLWYQQLGYFEVFLTENLARIGIFAAGFLIMFAAVFYAIRIAYHARPVYAPDSEIRDNLNRYQAQLEPVRRVVMIGLPVLFGLFAGSAASSQWQKVMLFFNQESFGQNDPEFGLDIGFYLMTLPFLGFVTGFLISVAIVAGIAGILTHYLYGSIRIMERGIFTSRAAQIHLAVTGASFLVLLGINFWLDRYSALQNSGGRWAGALYTDVNAVIPTKAILAVAAALVAILFIVAAVIGKWRLPVIGTAMLVITSILAGGVYPWVIQQFQVRPSEQTLERKFIERNIGMTRAAYGLDQVKVERYNATTTTTAGALAPDAQTTANIRLLDPNLISDAFSQLEQFRPYYQFPKALNVDRYMVDGKMQDTVIAVRELNPDGLAADQQSWLNRHIVYTHGYGVVAAKGNKFTADGKPEFLQSGIPSTGVLGNDQTYEPRIYFGEDSPEYSIVGAPEGAAHREQDRPASKEGGETQYTFTGNGGPNVGSFFNKVLYSIKFQSSDLLLSDGVNEASQILYERNPRERVQKVAPYLTVDGNAYPAVVDGRVKWIVDGYTTSQYYPYSQQEQLSDATTDSQTTAGRNVALPNSSVNYIRNSVKATVDAYDGSVTLYAWDDQDPLLKAWQKVFPSTLKPYSEMSAAVMSHVRYPEDLFKVQRELLGRYHVTDPVSFYKNDDAWSVPNDPTVSEEVKQPPFYMSLQMPDQKAPAFQLTSSYIPQVVNNNARNVLYGFLAADSDAGSKKGVKADSYGQLRLLQVPPEAQVPGPGQAQNKFNSDPTVSQALNLLRQGASDVLNGNLLTLPAGRGMLYIQPVYLKSTGETSYPTLQRVLVAFGDKIGFAPTLDEALNQLFGGRSGATAGDSDNNGQTPAPPGGGGATPAPAADAKAALKAALDEANAAIKAGQEALAKGDFAAYGEQQKKLSAALKKALDAEARIGSTGTASSQTSPSATPTPTPSS